CCTATAACATGGTCTTCGCTTACGATACCGATGGCAAAAGTATGATTCCCGGACGCGTGCCCGGTTACCTGGGATATAAATTTCTGGAAAGTCCCGGCATTGGTAATGAAATTCTTGATGGCGTGTTCTACCCCGGCGACGGCATCGATAACGACGGCGACGGCATGGTTGATGAAAGCTGGACGGACGGCATCGATAACGACGGCGACTGGGATCCGGAAAAAGACGATGTGGGCATTGACGGGATTCCCAATACCGGCGATTATGGCGAAGGAGATGGGATGCCTACGGCTGGTATTTTGTTTGATATTCAAAATCCGGGTGAACCGAACTTCGAATTTACCGATATTGACGAATCGGATATGCTGGGCTTGACCGGTTTCGAAAACCCCGCTTTTGGCAGCCTTTATCCGCGCGACGATGAGAAGCTTTATTCTCAATATATGGTGCCCAATCGCTTTGACACCACACTGGTGCAGGGCGATCGTATCTTTTTGTATTCGTCCGGTCGTTTTGTGATGCGCGGACTGGAAACCAAACGTTTTTCCATCGCTTTATTGATGGGCGAAGATTTTAACGATCTGGTGTTGAATGCTGAAACGGTGCAGCAAATTTACAATACCGGTTACCAGTTTTCCAAACCGCCGGCAAAACCCCATCTGGTGGTGGTGCCGGGCGATCGCAAAGTGACCCTTTACTGGGACGATGTGGCCGAATCTTCTTACGATCCCATTTCTGAAGAAGTGGACTTTGAAGGTTATGTGATTTATCGCAGCACCAGTCCAGACTTTGCCGATCAACAGGTGATTACGGATATTAACGGAAATAAATTCTTGTTCCAACCGTTGAAAACCGTTACGGGCGTGGATGCGCGTTTTGACCTGGTGAACGAATATCAGGGGCCAAGTAAAACGCCCTACAGGGGACGCGGCGTATCCTATTATCTCGGAAACAATACCGGCCTGGTCCATTCTTTTGTGGACAGCAACAATGTCATTAACGGACAGACCTATTTTTACGCGGTTGTCTCTTATGACCACGGCAGCGACTCGCTGCAAATTCCGCCGACGGAATGTTCGAAAATAATTACCTTTGATCCCACGACCAATACGTATAAGTTTGACGTTAACACGGCCAGGGTCGTGCCGCGCAGCAGGGCTGCCGGTTATGTGCCGCCAGAAATCGTTAATTACGATCAGGGCGGAGGCGTCGTTCCTGAACCCGGAACGGTGGCCACCGGTAAGTTTACGTTGAAAATTATCGATGAATCCGCGGTGGAAGACAACAATAAGTTTTTGATTTCATTTTCCGATTCAACCGGCCAAAAGACGTACAGCGTGGAAGACTTGAAGCCTAAAGAAGAGATATTTACCTCGTTCTATGGGCAGTATGTGGCGTTGCAATACAAACATTTAAATCCCGAAAACGCCGTGGTCTCTACGGTGGACGGATCGCAAACCTTTAGCGACAGCATCGATTACATTTTGGATGGCGTGAATGGGCGGATTTTAGTGCTCGATCCGGCTGAACATCCGGGCGCCCGCATGCAGGACAATGTGAACTACAAAATCACCTACACCAATTATCCAATCTATCACAGTACAGCCCTTAAGGGCGAATTAACCAATCCCTTTTTTGACGGAATTCATTTAAGCGTGTACGAAACGCCCTTTAAATTACGCAATGAAAATACCGGTTGGAGCGCCTCCAGTCAAACCAACCTGGAATATGAATTAGTGCCCAATGATGCGGAGGTCGAAGCGGCGGATTATCTGATCAAATTTTACGATACCATCGTCGATACCAGTTTGCCGCTGGGTAATATGCCGGGAATTCGAACCAACTTTACGATTACCAATGTGGATTTAAATAAACCCGCGCGCTACATCATTCTGGAATCGACCCAACGCGATACCATGTGGAATCCCGGTGAAACTATTTTCATCCTGCTGGGCGACGAAGGGCTTGATAAATCCTGGTCGGTGAAATTTGTCGAACCGCAAAACGAAGACTACATTCCGCCGGGCGAGGGAGATGAATTCTACATCTCGGTTTTCAAGCCGTTCAAACTGACAGACCGGTTTTCGTTTGTCACAAAAGCGGCCCATGTGGATCCGGTAAAGGCCAAAAACGAACTGGATAAAGTGCGTGTTGTTCCCAATCCGTATGTGGCGACCAATGTTATTGAACCAAAGAATTTTGTGGATCGCGCATCTCGTGGTTATCGGCGGCTCTATTTCGATAAATTGCCGCGCAAATGCACCATTAAAATCTTTACAACGGCCGGAGAACTGGTGCGCGTCCTTGAACACGACAGCACCATCGACGATGGAAAAGAATACTGGGATTTACTAACCAAAGATAATATTGAAGTTTCTTATGGATTGTATTTTTATCATATATCGGCTCCTGGAATAGGAGAAAAAGTTGGTAAATTTGTCATTATTAAATAATGCGGAGGCATTAAATGTTCACTCGAAAAATAATTAATATCTTTTTTGTGATAGGTTTGACGGCTTCCGTCGGCTTTGCACAATTGACAAGTTCATCCACCATGTCTAAAGTGGGCACAACCGTGGCCCAGTTTTTAAAGATCGGGCCCAGCGCCAGAGCTCTGGGAATGGGCGGCGCTTTTACTGCCATAGATGATGATATTAGTTTATTGCACTGGAATCCGGCCGGCCTGGCGCGCATGACGGCCAATGAAGCGCTGTTTACGCATACCAGCTGGATCGCCGGCACCAATTATGATTATATGGCGGTGGGTATTAAAATTTACAACGTGGGCACCATCGCTCTGGTGGTTTCCTCTTTCGGCTCCGGCGATATGGATGTGAGAACCGTGGACATGCCGGATGGAACCGGTGAAAAATTTAATACCAGCGATTTGATGATCGGTTTAGGGTTTGCGCGCAATCTGACCGATCGATTTTCAATCGGCGGCACGGTTAAGTATATCCATCAAAGGTTGTGGCATATGACGGCCTCTACGGTGGCGCTGGATATCGGCACCCTTTTTACCACGCCGTTTTATGGCATTCGGTTGGGCGCCAGTATGTCTAACTTTGGCCCCAAAATGCGCCTGGACGGACGCGATATCAAGTTTGCTCAGGATCCGGATCCGCTCCATGAAGGGAACGTGGAATTCGTAAACGCCCAGTATGAAATGCTTTACTATTCCATTCCTTTGAATTTTCAGCTGGGAATTGCCAAAGATTTTAAATTTGGCGAAAAAAATCGCATAACCCTGGCCATGGATGCCGTGCATCCCAATGATAATTACGAGGCGGTAAATGTGGGAACGGAAATCGCTTTGCAGAATATGTTTTTCTTGCGGGCCGGTTACAAGTCTCTTTTCCAGACCGATAGCGAAGAAGGGATGACCCTGGGCGCCGGTTTGAATTACCGACTCTATTCCACCGTTATTTTAAAGATCGATTACGCTTATGAGGATTTTGGCGTTTTGAACAATGTGCAGCGGTTTAGCGTGGCGCTAAGATTTTAATTCTGAGGGTGTCTCAAAAGCGACATTAAATGTATATTTATTAATATATGCGGTAAATCTTACATTAGCCCTCACCCCCTGCCCCCCGAAAATCGGGAGAGGGGGAATTAAAGGGGGTGAGGGAAAGAAAAACTTTATAAAAATACATTTTCTTTGGCTTTTGGGACAGCCCCGTATAAAAGCCGGTCTGTCCCCCCCAGATCGGCTTTGTCGTTTGGAAGTACAGGAGAGTAAAACGTGAAAAACATGCTCGTCGGATTGCTGATCATTATTGTTCTTTTTGGCTGCCAGAAAAAAGAGGAATTACCGGTTGTAGCCAGAGTGGATGGTAAAGAAATTACCCTGCAGGAATTTGAACTGTCCTATCAGTTTAATCCTTTTTTATCGCGCATCAAGCAGCCCGACTCTGCCAAAAAAGCTCTGTTAAAGTCACTGATAGCCGAAAAGCTGATTGCGCTCAAAGGGCAGACCGAGCAAAAACAAATTGCGGATCTTTTAGAAGCGTACAAAAGAGAAGCGATTATCGAAGCCTTCTGGAAAGAGGTAATCGAGCCCCGCGTTAAAATCGACGAAAAAGAGTTGCGTGAGGCCTATTTCCGCTCCAAAACCAAAAAGATTGTGCAATACCTGCTTTTTACCGATGCCCAAGAAGCTGAACGCGCGGCCAAATTACTGAATGAGGGCATGTCGTTTGAAGAATTGGCGCAGCTGCGAGGCTTTGATTCACAGACTATTTTAAGCGATACGATTGAATTCAACGGAACGTTGCCGGCCATTGAAGACCAGGTTTTTAAGATGAAACCGGGCGAGATTAGCCAGCCGGTGCAAGAAGGATTTTATTACTTTATTTTAAAAGTAACAGGAGAGAGAATAGATCTCTTTACTTCTGAAAATGATTTCAATGCCCGCCTGTACTCATTACGCAAAAAACTAAAAAGAAGAAAAATGCAGGAAGCCATGGCAGAGTATCTGGCCCACAATGTGCCTTCTCCGCCTTATCAGATTTCAAAAGAAAAGATAAAAAAAACATTGCAGATGGTGGAAAACGCCATCATGGCGGAACAGGATAAGCTTCAAAAAAATGAAGGCCTTACGGCAGATATTTACAATTCCCTACAGCGCATGGAATCTTCACTGCTTAACGAACCCATTGTCACCTTTTATGATGGTCAAACCTGGACCATCCGGCAGCTGTTAAAACGAATGGCCTTTGCTTCTTATCCGTTGCGTATGGAGAACAGGGGATTGTTCCGCAAAAGCTTTTTGCTGGCCCTGCGCAATGTACTGGATGATCAGGTCATTTTAAATGAAGCAAAAAAACGAAATTTACAGAATTCTCTCTATGTAAAACAGCAGGTTGCCATGTGGCGAGATTACCTGTTGTTTAAAAAAGGACTGGCTCAGATTTTGAGAGGCAAAAGCCTGTTCGATCCCCAGCCTGTTTATCAATATTTGAACCAAACGGCGTCTCAATATACAATCCAGGTGAATACAACACTGTTAGAAACTTTAAAAATTAAAAAAACCGACATGGCCGTTTTAAAGCAGCACTTTCCGGGACGCATTGCCGTGCCGGTTTTTCCGTTGCTAACAAAATATCGCCTGACCTATGAACGGATGGATTAAAATAGGTAGGTGGACTCCCCGCGCTTATCCAAATGCCAGATTGTGCTTTTTAAATCAAACTCCTTCATCATTCATCAATCATCAATCATGCCCCAGGCATCCCGCTCTGTATTTGATAAACTATGGTCTCTTTCTTTGATATTTATTTGAATTCCTCATAAAATACTTATAATTTCTAAAGATTTTTTAATCAAGAATAAACAAAGGGATTTGGATGGCTGAAAAAATTAAATTGTTGTTTAGAATTGGGTATGCTTACCACAAGGCAGCCTTTGATCCGGTCATTGAATATTTAATGAATGACCCTAAATACGACGTTTATTTTTCGCTGGATGCGGAAAAAAAACGTTATTTTTGGGTGCTCGACATCCCGTACCAGCAGCCAATTATTGATGAATGGAAAAAACTGGGATATCGCTTCACTAAAGAAAAGAAAGGTTTTGATATCGTAATTACGGGCGATACGCTAAGAGACGCTCCAGAATACGGAAAAACATTGCTCTGTTTTTTGAATCACGGTACGGGTATAAAAAATATTCTTTACCGCAACCTGGCTAAGTTCCCGGATCATCGTTATCAGATTTTTGTGGAAGGCCCGCACCGCGTAAA
This sequence is a window from Caldithrix abyssi DSM 13497. Protein-coding genes within it:
- a CDS encoding PorV/PorQ family protein; translated protein: MFTRKIINIFFVIGLTASVGFAQLTSSSTMSKVGTTVAQFLKIGPSARALGMGGAFTAIDDDISLLHWNPAGLARMTANEALFTHTSWIAGTNYDYMAVGIKIYNVGTIALVVSSFGSGDMDVRTVDMPDGTGEKFNTSDLMIGLGFARNLTDRFSIGGTVKYIHQRLWHMTASTVALDIGTLFTTPFYGIRLGASMSNFGPKMRLDGRDIKFAQDPDPLHEGNVEFVNAQYEMLYYSIPLNFQLGIAKDFKFGEKNRITLAMDAVHPNDNYEAVNVGTEIALQNMFFLRAGYKSLFQTDSEEGMTLGAGLNYRLYSTVILKIDYAYEDFGVLNNVQRFSVALRF
- a CDS encoding peptidylprolyl isomerase, with the translated sequence MLVGLLIIIVLFGCQKKEELPVVARVDGKEITLQEFELSYQFNPFLSRIKQPDSAKKALLKSLIAEKLIALKGQTEQKQIADLLEAYKREAIIEAFWKEVIEPRVKIDEKELREAYFRSKTKKIVQYLLFTDAQEAERAAKLLNEGMSFEELAQLRGFDSQTILSDTIEFNGTLPAIEDQVFKMKPGEISQPVQEGFYYFILKVTGERIDLFTSENDFNARLYSLRKKLKRRKMQEAMAEYLAHNVPSPPYQISKEKIKKTLQMVENAIMAEQDKLQKNEGLTADIYNSLQRMESSLLNEPIVTFYDGQTWTIRQLLKRMAFASYPLRMENRGLFRKSFLLALRNVLDDQVILNEAKKRNLQNSLYVKQQVAMWRDYLLFKKGLAQILRGKSLFDPQPVYQYLNQTASQYTIQVNTTLLETLKIKKTDMAVLKQHFPGRIAVPVFPLLTKYRLTYERMD